Proteins encoded by one window of Candidatus Sumerlaea chitinivorans:
- a CDS encoding Type IV pilus biogenesis protein PilM gives MATILAIEFAEAECKVAAAERSKNRTTLRALFCFELPKGESAEERIALRAKALKEQLAAHKIRTRRARVVIPKNYVMARMVTLPSVSEDEIAGMARFEAERHIPFNAERHVVSHHILAKLGVEGSQVLLAAVDRPIVQEYLDICVAAGLQVEMLGVSSLCMFNAFAALEGQRMGEQVAALVNIGNAYTDLVIVNHGVLSFSRGTSVSVGKLLQELSSGGQPVTVRNLTSLDVLDQELLAGSERSIGTQLADPPSDATELSPPPLPLEQKSTSPPPLRQWLLALLKEMQRTYEFARREFNCPPITHLYLAGEGALLRNIDRFFYVNFGAQTQLLRPLNAVEVPQKLREEIGARDTVFLASVGALLDDGPQAIRINLLPPDYIEKIETQRKRQSYITTGVLAAIALILAYFYVYDLFARQHELLELYRAKNKEMKSRVEDLEAKKKKLDIIRQYIQDKHGALDIIEKISSFDFIPERVTITRFEYKKDESVKIEGHAKTLPDINRFESALKATGFFESVVQDQGSNKPTRLPNRLDPVLAYSITCTFPKRTPPAAKNSKADTSEETKINREESNDSE, from the coding sequence ATGGCTACGATTCTTGCCATAGAATTTGCTGAAGCAGAATGTAAGGTTGCGGCTGCCGAGCGTTCGAAGAACCGAACAACGCTTCGGGCGTTGTTTTGCTTTGAACTTCCGAAGGGAGAATCGGCCGAAGAGCGTATCGCGCTGCGAGCCAAGGCCTTGAAGGAGCAACTGGCTGCGCACAAGATCCGTACTCGCCGAGCGCGGGTCGTGATCCCGAAGAACTACGTCATGGCGCGAATGGTCACCCTGCCGTCGGTCTCCGAGGATGAAATCGCTGGGATGGCGCGGTTCGAGGCCGAACGCCACATTCCGTTCAACGCAGAGCGCCACGTCGTCTCGCACCACATCTTGGCAAAGCTTGGCGTGGAAGGAAGCCAAGTGCTCCTTGCTGCCGTGGATCGCCCAATTGTTCAGGAATATCTCGATATTTGCGTGGCTGCGGGTTTGCAGGTCGAGATGCTCGGCGTGTCCAGCCTGTGCATGTTCAACGCCTTCGCCGCTCTCGAAGGCCAACGCATGGGCGAGCAAGTGGCTGCCCTCGTCAACATCGGGAACGCCTACACGGACTTGGTGATTGTGAACCATGGCGTTCTGAGCTTCAGCCGCGGGACCTCCGTGAGTGTTGGGAAATTGCTCCAAGAGCTGAGCAGCGGCGGCCAACCCGTGACCGTGCGCAATCTCACCTCACTTGATGTGCTCGACCAAGAGTTGCTTGCGGGTTCCGAGAGGAGCATTGGCACCCAGCTTGCAGATCCACCTTCCGACGCCACCGAGCTTTCGCCACCGCCCCTGCCCCTTGAGCAGAAAAGCACGTCTCCCCCACCGCTCCGTCAGTGGTTACTTGCGCTACTCAAGGAGATGCAACGTACGTACGAATTTGCCCGTCGGGAGTTCAATTGTCCCCCGATCACGCATCTCTACCTTGCGGGAGAAGGCGCACTGCTGCGCAACATCGATCGCTTCTTTTATGTGAATTTTGGAGCACAGACACAACTCCTGCGACCACTCAATGCCGTGGAGGTGCCGCAGAAGTTACGCGAGGAAATTGGCGCCCGCGACACGGTGTTCCTTGCCTCCGTCGGAGCCCTGCTCGACGACGGACCACAAGCGATTCGCATCAACTTGCTCCCGCCTGATTACATTGAGAAGATTGAAACACAACGTAAGCGGCAATCCTACATCACCACCGGCGTGCTGGCCGCTATTGCGCTGATCCTAGCGTACTTTTACGTGTACGACCTTTTCGCACGCCAACATGAGCTCCTCGAACTTTATCGCGCCAAAAACAAAGAAATGAAGTCGCGCGTGGAGGACTTGGAGGCGAAAAAGAAGAAACTCGATATCATCCGCCAATACATTCAGGATAAGCACGGTGCGCTGGACATCATCGAGAAGATCAGTTCCTTCGATTTTATCCCCGAGCGCGTGACAATCACGCGGTTCGAGTACAAAAAGGATGAGTCCGTTAAGATTGAGGGGCACGCAAAAACGCTTCCTGATATCAACCGATTCGAAAGTGCGTTGAAAGCCACGGGATTCTTCGAGTCGGTGGTCCAAGATCAGGGGAGCAACAAACCGACGCGGCTTCCAAACCGCTTGGATCCCGTCCTTGCCTACTCGATTACTTGCACGTTCCCCAAGCGCACTCCGCCGGCGGCAAAGAACTCGAAAGCCGACACGTCGGAAGAAACGAAGATCAATCGTGAGGAGAGCAATGACTCTGAGTAA
- a CDS encoding Type IV pilus biogenesis protein PilQ, producing MNYAHYSFKDFGRTLPVAPPMGECLHAHLERRKERSDLMRKQSAMKWYVLVLGLITTLLLLTTGVRAEPEEEGDRPDPGASPSAPANQGMATPAPVSVSAQPTEGVPAGTPPPPPGFVPEGMMTVAPGATGAMATTGAPSASGQPEAGTAPVDTSALPVATPTPSDGKISLVFNDAPIERVVAELSRKSGKNVVARGKTVGQKVTIIARDMPLERILDIIVNQKPNWLWYPAEGRADTFEIWDQESFRAEVLPKQVRQKVFVPREITAEEAYKAIQGVLTPNVGAASFDPRSNKVIVTDLPYVLELVQRLIEQIDVKFVTRVFYIAHADVNSIAEKLSNLKSPAAPAPEVDERTHQIIVRDRLEVIRQMELLVETLDIGPEMRVYDLNNIGWEGADRQDLEDAISEVLTPNAYYKINVQSGKLIVEDVPEVHEKIEKILEAFDQPAKQVLIQAEIIETAFREGLSYGTDWTISGDLFSAVIDGLTGRSTSSSSGTGSGSSTGNTQGGSVPVGSGTLDKTTLGFLDFRKEFPIFSGGSGGLTGQYLSRHAYISLKAAMNDARTRILQQPRAIVKNQKEVVFSVGEKVPFFTGGVYTTNVRNDTTGFTATELPQQNLINVGLDLNIRPTIYNNGLVEMEVEISNDSAVITQRIFNDKKYDAVGTKNQEIQSTLIIPSGETRVIGGLVRQDRNESRSGIPGLVKIPVVGPLLFGKYEKPSEQNGRQMLLIFLTPTIVAEKPTDMLKYKGRVVTSEDEVSALESPEFPVAATRSDVALEPLPPPEIPKSAYKPAERRVAQRTGASTPSALEAEEMPVEEPDSASEPTEGMQDLKRMRIQEKVTTGADALAPRLVGPKGALTAGETKPAASPTPAAAPQAPAPGGVRMPMGTPAGQPGRPGFPVYSQQPPTGAQTPARGGQRQPFPSPGRVETRY from the coding sequence ATGAACTATGCCCATTACTCATTCAAGGACTTTGGTCGAACTTTGCCGGTTGCACCGCCGATGGGAGAATGCTTGCATGCGCATTTGGAGCGTCGTAAGGAACGTAGCGATCTCATGAGAAAACAGTCGGCAATGAAATGGTACGTATTGGTTTTGGGCCTCATTACAACTCTCCTCCTGCTCACGACGGGTGTGCGAGCAGAGCCTGAGGAGGAAGGGGATCGGCCCGATCCGGGAGCCTCACCGTCTGCACCAGCAAATCAAGGCATGGCCACGCCAGCGCCAGTGTCGGTGAGTGCACAGCCAACCGAAGGGGTACCTGCAGGGACACCGCCCCCTCCGCCCGGGTTTGTCCCCGAAGGTATGATGACGGTTGCCCCGGGGGCAACGGGAGCAATGGCGACAACGGGCGCCCCTTCCGCAAGTGGACAACCTGAGGCAGGAACCGCCCCTGTGGATACAAGCGCTCTTCCTGTCGCAACACCTACCCCGAGTGATGGCAAGATCTCGCTTGTTTTCAACGATGCCCCCATTGAACGCGTGGTTGCGGAACTCTCGCGTAAGAGTGGAAAAAACGTCGTCGCGCGTGGCAAGACGGTGGGCCAGAAAGTCACCATCATAGCGCGCGACATGCCGCTGGAGCGCATTCTCGACATCATCGTAAATCAGAAACCGAACTGGCTGTGGTATCCCGCGGAGGGCCGAGCTGACACGTTCGAAATCTGGGACCAAGAGTCCTTCCGTGCAGAGGTCCTCCCCAAGCAAGTGCGGCAAAAGGTCTTTGTGCCACGGGAGATCACCGCTGAGGAGGCCTACAAGGCGATTCAAGGAGTGCTCACTCCTAACGTGGGAGCGGCGAGTTTTGACCCGCGCTCCAACAAAGTGATCGTGACGGATCTTCCCTATGTGCTGGAGTTGGTCCAGCGTTTGATTGAGCAAATTGACGTGAAGTTTGTGACGCGCGTCTTCTACATCGCGCATGCGGACGTGAACTCGATTGCAGAGAAATTATCGAACCTGAAGAGTCCGGCTGCGCCCGCGCCAGAGGTTGATGAGCGGACCCACCAGATCATTGTTCGCGACCGACTCGAAGTGATTCGACAAATGGAACTTCTTGTGGAGACGCTGGACATCGGCCCGGAAATGCGCGTTTATGACCTCAACAACATCGGGTGGGAAGGCGCGGACCGGCAGGACCTCGAAGATGCAATTTCGGAAGTTTTGACCCCCAACGCCTATTACAAGATCAACGTCCAGTCGGGAAAACTCATTGTGGAAGATGTCCCTGAGGTCCATGAGAAAATCGAGAAAATCCTCGAAGCGTTCGATCAGCCAGCGAAACAGGTCCTGATTCAGGCAGAGATCATCGAGACCGCCTTCCGTGAGGGGCTAAGTTACGGCACGGATTGGACAATCAGTGGAGACCTTTTCTCGGCCGTCATCGACGGTTTGACGGGCCGGAGCACTTCGTCAAGTAGTGGGACGGGAAGTGGAAGCTCAACGGGCAACACCCAAGGCGGCTCCGTCCCCGTGGGTAGCGGGACATTGGACAAGACGACTTTGGGCTTCCTCGATTTCCGTAAGGAATTCCCGATCTTTTCTGGAGGTTCCGGAGGCCTGACCGGTCAGTACCTCTCGCGGCACGCGTACATTTCGCTGAAGGCCGCAATGAACGACGCCCGCACGCGAATTCTCCAACAGCCGCGGGCCATCGTGAAAAACCAGAAGGAAGTGGTCTTCAGCGTGGGTGAAAAGGTGCCGTTCTTCACTGGCGGCGTTTACACAACAAATGTTCGGAATGATACCACAGGTTTCACCGCCACAGAGCTACCCCAACAGAACCTCATCAACGTCGGACTCGACCTCAACATTCGGCCTACCATCTACAACAATGGACTGGTCGAGATGGAAGTGGAGATCAGCAACGACTCGGCGGTGATCACGCAACGCATCTTTAATGATAAGAAGTATGACGCGGTGGGAACGAAGAATCAGGAGATCCAAAGCACGCTGATCATCCCCAGCGGAGAAACGCGCGTGATCGGCGGGTTGGTGCGTCAAGACCGGAATGAGTCTCGCAGCGGGATTCCGGGCCTCGTGAAAATTCCGGTTGTTGGCCCCCTCCTGTTTGGGAAGTACGAGAAGCCCTCTGAGCAGAATGGGAGGCAAATGCTGTTGATCTTCCTAACGCCGACCATTGTCGCTGAGAAGCCCACGGACATGCTGAAATACAAAGGGCGCGTGGTTACGAGTGAGGACGAGGTAAGTGCACTGGAATCTCCAGAATTTCCTGTTGCTGCCACCCGCAGCGATGTCGCGCTCGAGCCCCTGCCCCCGCCGGAGATTCCAAAGTCGGCTTACAAACCTGCAGAGCGGCGTGTGGCGCAGCGGACTGGGGCATCAACTCCCAGCGCGTTAGAAGCGGAAGAGATGCCTGTCGAGGAGCCGGATTCCGCCTCCGAGCCAACTGAAGGTATGCAAGATCTTAAGCGGATGCGCATCCAGGAAAAAGTCACAACGGGGGCAGACGCCTTAGCCCCTCGATTAGTGGGCCCGAAAGGCGCTCTCACGGCAGGTGAAACGAAACCCGCCGCGAGCCCTACTCCGGCCGCAGCTCCCCAAGCACCGGCTCCTGGCGGTGTGCGCATGCCGATGGGAACGCCAGCCGGGCAGCCGGGGCGTCCCGGTTTCCCCGTCTACAGCCAACAACCGCCGACGGGGGCGCAAACTCCGGCTCGCGGAGGCCAACGCCAGCCGTTCCCCAGCCCGGGACGGGTAGAAACGCGGTATTAA
- a CDS encoding ATP-dependent hsl protease ATP-binding subunit HslU → MDELTPRQIVAELDRFIVGQARAKRMVAIALRNRARRRKLPPELREEVSPKNIIMIGPTGVGKTEIARRLAKLANAPMVKVEATKYTEVGYVGRDVESMVRDLVENAISLVKAEKSAEVMERARRRAEERILDILLPPPPHVTRRTRIVDGKPESYYDIEPAEEGVEPTPEQRWLRNREKLRERLHAGKLNDREVEIETKRGAEVQVLGPMPMGGVSGSFDDLSGELRSVFEKIFPPREKRTRMTVEEALEILTQEELESLIDMDKITREALERAQESGIIFIDEIDKIAGRSSGHGPDVSREGVQRDILPIVEGCVVNTKYGPIRTDHILFIAAGAFHMTKPSDLIPELQGRFPLRCELDPLGVEDFKRILREPQNALTKQYAALLATEGVEIEFTDDGIDEIARAAAFVNEQSENIGARRLHTVMEKVLEDVLFEAGDTAPTKVIVDAEFVRNRLQDILKNQDLSRFIL, encoded by the coding sequence ATGGACGAACTTACCCCTCGACAAATCGTCGCGGAACTCGACCGTTTCATCGTCGGGCAAGCACGGGCGAAGCGGATGGTTGCCATCGCGCTGCGCAACCGGGCGCGGCGACGAAAGCTGCCCCCTGAACTTCGGGAAGAAGTTAGCCCGAAGAACATTATCATGATCGGTCCCACTGGCGTGGGTAAAACAGAGATTGCGCGCCGCTTAGCCAAACTTGCGAACGCGCCGATGGTCAAAGTCGAAGCTACGAAATATACGGAAGTCGGGTATGTCGGGCGCGACGTCGAGAGCATGGTGCGCGATCTGGTGGAGAACGCCATCAGTTTGGTGAAAGCTGAGAAGAGCGCCGAAGTGATGGAGCGAGCACGCCGACGAGCAGAGGAGCGCATTCTCGACATTCTACTGCCGCCACCGCCCCACGTCACGCGACGGACGCGGATTGTGGATGGAAAACCCGAATCGTATTACGACATCGAACCAGCGGAAGAGGGAGTCGAGCCAACGCCAGAACAGCGGTGGCTTCGCAACCGCGAGAAGCTACGCGAGCGATTGCATGCCGGAAAACTCAACGACCGCGAAGTCGAAATCGAGACAAAGCGGGGCGCCGAAGTGCAGGTGCTCGGCCCCATGCCCATGGGGGGCGTGTCCGGCAGCTTTGACGATCTGAGCGGAGAGCTTCGGAGTGTCTTTGAAAAGATTTTCCCCCCGCGAGAAAAACGGACCCGCATGACCGTCGAAGAGGCGCTGGAGATCCTTACCCAAGAGGAACTCGAATCGCTGATCGACATGGACAAAATCACCCGTGAGGCGTTGGAACGCGCACAAGAGAGTGGGATTATCTTCATTGACGAGATTGACAAAATTGCTGGGCGCTCGTCGGGTCACGGTCCCGACGTCTCGCGCGAGGGTGTGCAGCGCGACATTCTCCCAATCGTGGAAGGGTGTGTGGTGAATACCAAATACGGACCCATCCGCACAGACCACATCCTTTTTATCGCAGCAGGGGCCTTCCACATGACCAAGCCCAGCGACTTGATTCCAGAGCTTCAGGGGCGTTTTCCCCTTCGCTGCGAGCTGGATCCATTGGGGGTCGAGGATTTCAAACGCATCCTGCGTGAACCACAGAATGCGTTGACTAAACAATATGCGGCCCTACTCGCCACGGAGGGCGTGGAGATTGAATTCACGGACGATGGCATCGACGAGATTGCACGCGCAGCTGCGTTCGTAAATGAGCAGTCGGAGAACATCGGCGCTCGCCGTCTTCATACGGTGATGGAAAAAGTGCTCGAAGACGTACTTTTTGAAGCCGGCGATACGGCCCCTACGAAGGTCATCGTGGACGCAGAATTTGTGCGCAACCGACTTCAAGACATCCTCAAGAATCAAGATCTCAGCCGGTTTATCCTCTAA